Genomic segment of Nitrospirota bacterium:
AGATGTTCCGGTATGAGAAGGAGACTCTGAAGAGAATTCCCCTGGTAGAACCGGCAATACTTTATAGCAAACCCATAAGGAAAATCAGCAATGACGGATATATATCATGGGACGGAGCTGAATATCCTGTGGATATGAGATATTGCCTGAAAGATGTGAGGGTTGAGGCCGAATTCGGCAAAAAACTAAGAGTCTATGATCTGGCCGGGGGACTGATCGCCGAACATAACAAAAGGCTTTTCAATAAAGGGATACGGCCTGTTCATCCTGAGCATGAGAAGATAAACGACGCGTATATGCAGAAAAAAGAAACATACCGTGCCGAAACGGTCAAAAAGTTCATCGAGACGTTTCAACAACCTGGACGCCGCTATCTCGAAGGCCTTAAGACAGCAGTAACAGCCAATCTGTATTGGCATATTGAAGAGATCATGAAATATACAGAGGTTTACAGCATTGCTGATGTTTTGGCAGTTCTTTCTGAGTGCATGGAGATCGGGGCATATCACAAAAACAGCGTAAGGAGGCTTCTGCAGTGTAAGGAACCTCAGAAACAACCCTTTGATATTCTCAATCAACCCTGTCTTGTCGCATTCGTCGATATAAGAAGGCCGCTTGCTGATTACAAGGTGGAGGCTGCGATATGAGCGAAGAACTCAACAGACAGATAGAAGGACATTTAAGGGTATTGAAACTCAAAAGCATGATACCGATCTACAGAGAGTTATCCGAGAGGGCAACGGCGGGCAATCTTCAATACGAAGAATATCTGGCGCTGCTTTTGGAAGAGGAGGTGAAGAGAAAAATAGACAGTTCAGTAAGGGCAAAGGTGCATAAGAGCCGTTTGCCGTACCTGAAAACGCTGGAGGAGTTTGACTTCAGCTTTCAGCCGGGATTAAAAGAAAAGGAGGTGATAAAACTCAGTAGCCTGGAATTTATAGAGCAAAAAGATAATGTGATCCTCCTTGGACCACCAGGCGTCGGCAAGACCCATCTTGCTGTAGGCCTTGCAATGAAAGCCTGCATGGCAAGATACAGGGTGTTGTTCACTACCGCACAAAGGCTTATAGAGGATCTGATGCTGTCAAAAAGGGACGGAAGTCTCATGGAAAGACTTATGGCATATTCCCGGCTTCATCTTTTAATCATCGATGAACTCGGCTATATGCCGATAACAAAGGACCAGGCAAACCTTCTGTTTCAGCTTATTTCGATGAGATACGAAAAAGGCTCCGTTATCCTTACAAGCAATTACAATTTCGATGAATGGGGTAAGGTTTTTGATGATAACGTGGTTGCATCCGCCATTATAGACAGACTGGTGCATCATGCGAGTATCTTCTATATCACGGGCAGCAGCTATCGACTGAAAAATAAGCTGAAGAAGGCTAAATGAAATAGGGGTCAATTTTATTTGCGGAAAAGGGGTCAATTGTCTTGACTATCTACACATGAAGAATACCTTAGAGACGCGCACACCATTAAGGAAATAGAGATTGTAGCCGTCCTCCCATGAGAGCGCCGGGCCGTCATGGCAGTGGAGTTGAGATTCTTCCATTCCAAGGTACTCTGCAATTTAAGCTCTGATGCAATTCTCTGACAATCAAGAGGGCTTTTGGCGTAATAAACAGTCGGTTTAGGCAACCCTATCAGGCCGTATAGCCATTTAAGGGACTCCTCAATCAGGGCTTTATCCATATCCCTCTTGAGAAAGGCGTTTTCAACCCACATCGAGGCTATCCGGGCAACTTGCGATTTTTGCTCCCCGGAAAGCCTTTCAAGCATGATGTCGTCTCCTGTTTCTCATCGTTTTGTGCCTTATTCCGCAAGGTCAATCTTATATACATAACACCCTGCATCCTTGCCGCAAGAAACAGAGACCGTAATCTTTGCGCCAGTCTTGAGCCTTTGTTTGATTATTTCCTCTAACTCATCGGCTATATCGGCCTGCGGGACGTTTTTGCTCGGACCATTGTATAGCAGTTTGTCATCCTCGCTGATGTTTATATATAGATAAAATTCTGATTGGATTTTCTTACCGGATTGCGTGCTGAGAATCAATGACCTGCAATATCTTTTATCACCTGAAGCGGCCTCGCATCTTGAAATGGAGACCACTTTCCCGGAGTATTGCCCTTCATGTTTAATAAGTCTTATCTGCCCGGCAGAGGATATTCCGGGATATATAACAATGCCGGTTAAAAGAGCAGAAAGGCATAGCGATTTAATAACAGTTGCCCTTAACCTCATCTATCTGATGTCGGATGTCGATAGTGGAGGCCAAACCCTTCATGCCGCTTTAC
This window contains:
- a CDS encoding ATP-binding protein; amino-acid sequence: MSEELNRQIEGHLRVLKLKSMIPIYRELSERATAGNLQYEEYLALLLEEEVKRKIDSSVRAKVHKSRLPYLKTLEEFDFSFQPGLKEKEVIKLSSLEFIEQKDNVILLGPPGVGKTHLAVGLAMKACMARYRVLFTTAQRLIEDLMLSKRDGSLMERLMAYSRLHLLIIDELGYMPITKDQANLLFQLISMRYEKGSVILTSNYNFDEWGKVFDDNVVASAIIDRLVHHASIFYITGSSYRLKNKLKKAK